In one window of Helianthus annuus cultivar XRQ/B chromosome 17, HanXRQr2.0-SUNRISE, whole genome shotgun sequence DNA:
- the LOC110925730 gene encoding protein JINGUBANG, with amino-acid sequence MNPSIPNQLKANPFLQITTTARTINGTSNPDENPPENHHIIHHGIPKTPPPSSASPRPLSVITGHTESVSCIALCGEFIISASHGKEIMVRQQPDLQLFTKFGHGRGSVKALVTIGTLIFTAHQDSKIRVWRVSRNLENIFKLVDTLPTTKDYLGNFMKNSSYIQTRRHHKSLWIEHADTISCLSVHEGLIYSGSWDRTIKIWRLSDFKCLESIKAHDDAINALTASKGTVFSASADGKIKAWGRVEPEGSHVLKGVLEGHKDVSINSVVVSGEGTVVYGGGSDGYVMGWLVDGWIRVFEVEAHKMSILCMCMKGEILCTGSTDRSIGVWKRAVNGLTKIGVMIGHEGPIKCLQVSPNSIGGGFLVYSGSIDKSIRVWWVPNSSKVEDFNSKIANNINSTMLF; translated from the coding sequence ATGAATCCCTCGATTCCAAACCAATTGAAAGCAAACCCATTTCTACAAATCACCACCACCGCCAGAACCATCAACGGAACTAGCAACCCCGACGAGAACCCGCCGGAAAACCATCATATTATCCACCACGGAATACCCAAAACACCCCCACCCTCCTCCGCCTCACCCCGCCCACTCTCCGTCATCACCGGCCACACCGAATCGGTTTCTTGCATTGCATTATGTGGAGAATTCATCATAAGTGCATCACACGGTAAAGAAATCATGGTCCGGCAACAACCCGACCTCCAGTTATTCACCAAGTTCGGGCATGGCCGAGGCTCCGTTAAAGCATTGGTCACTATCGGAACCCTAATATTCACAGCGCATCAAGATTCCAAGATTAGGGTTTGGAGGGTTTCAAGAAATCTTGAAAACATATTCAAACTAGTTGACACACTTCCAACTACAAAAGATTATCTTGGAAACTTCATGAAGAATAGTAGTTACATCCAAACAAGAAGACATCACAAGAGTTTATGGATCGAACATGCGGACACCATTTCGTGTTTATCGGTTCATGAGGGTTTGATTTATTCGGGTTCTTGGGATAGAACTATAAAGATATGGAGGCTGTCTGATTTCAAATGTTTAGAGTCGATTAAAGCGCATGATGACGCGATTAACGCGTTAACCGCGAGTAAAGGGACAGtcttttcagcttctgcagatgGGAAGATTAAGGCATGGGGGAGAGTAGAGCCAGAAGGGTCACATGTCTTGAAGGGTGTTCTTGAGGGGCATAAGGATGTGTCGATAAACTCGGTGGTGGTTTCGGGTGAGGGTACGGTAGTTTATGGTGGTGGGTCTGATGGGTATGTGATGGGGTGGTTGGTGGATGGTTGGATTAGGGTTTTTGAGGTTGAAGCACATAAAATGTCTATATTGTGCATGTGTATGAAAGGTGAGATTTTGTGTACAGGGTCAACTGATAGGAGTATAGGGGTGTGGAAAAGGGCAGTCAATGGGTTGACTAAAATTGGTGTGATGATAGGTCATGAAGGACCAATCAAATGTTTACAAGTGTCACCAAATAGTATTGGTGGTGGTTTTTTGGTGTATAGTGGTAGTATTGACAAGAGTATAAGGGTTTGGTGGGTTCCAAATAGCTCAAAAGTTGAGGATTTTAACTCTAAAATCGCAAACAACATAAATTCTACAATGTTATTCTAG